A genome region from Halorussus pelagicus includes the following:
- a CDS encoding ribbon-helix-helix domain-containing protein, which produces MERVTLRIPKQQIEEVEQMVETGEFPNRSEAIRAAVRDMLNEHEDGTSEQTTNKRSWAKV; this is translated from the coding sequence ATGGAGCGTGTGACACTTCGGATTCCGAAACAACAGATCGAGGAGGTCGAACAGATGGTCGAGACCGGGGAGTTCCCGAATCGGAGCGAAGCGATTCGGGCTGCCGTTCGAGACATGTTGAACGAACACGAGGACGGAACGAGCGAGCAGACGACCAACAAGCGCTCGTGGGCCAAGGTGTAG
- a CDS encoding DUF2892 domain-containing protein: MNRVVRGVLGIWLVAVAISAFLDDKRVTAATAAIAGAGLLRNAQAQHCGGNVLLGIDTTTD, encoded by the coding sequence ATCAACCGAGTCGTCCGGGGCGTCCTCGGCATCTGGCTGGTCGCCGTCGCCATCAGCGCGTTTCTCGACGACAAGCGCGTGACGGCGGCGACGGCCGCCATCGCGGGCGCGGGACTGCTTCGCAACGCCCAAGCCCAACACTGCGGCGGCAACGTGCTGTTAGGTATCGACACGACGACCGACTAA
- a CDS encoding DUF726 domain-containing protein, with translation MQNTSGKRDLDGTTTGTSRRGFLKATTTAAVGAAGLSAVGGTAVADSPTTAATAPSDYPRISTRDHFDNSANLVSGETTDSYDRNGDWSALGDAPLTLFVHGWDVSEQGALDAAYECQLALEGNGYANDVAAFSWDADKGSSWDGGWSDAKTIAEKNGEKLANFVTDWNADTGRDIRLIGHSLGARVSAETLVSLLADFGASDAVTSVSLVGGAIDDQSVAQSGAYADAVRDGTMELHNYYSTNDGVLGNIYQTREFDTAVGEEGLDGTPVANYTDHDVSSVVSAHSDYYKRDVGCVPQIVAEF, from the coding sequence ATGCAAAATACAAGTGGCAAACGAGACCTCGACGGAACGACTACCGGAACCAGCCGACGCGGATTTCTGAAAGCGACGACGACGGCCGCGGTCGGCGCGGCGGGACTGAGCGCGGTCGGCGGGACCGCCGTCGCCGACTCGCCGACGACGGCCGCGACAGCGCCGAGCGACTACCCCCGAATCTCGACGCGCGACCACTTCGACAACAGCGCGAATCTCGTCAGCGGCGAGACGACCGATAGCTACGACCGGAACGGCGACTGGTCGGCGCTCGGCGACGCGCCGCTGACGCTGTTCGTCCACGGGTGGGACGTCAGCGAACAGGGCGCGCTCGACGCGGCCTACGAGTGCCAACTGGCGCTCGAAGGGAACGGCTACGCGAACGACGTGGCGGCGTTCAGTTGGGACGCAGACAAGGGTAGCAGTTGGGACGGCGGCTGGTCCGACGCCAAGACCATCGCCGAGAAGAACGGCGAGAAGTTGGCGAACTTCGTCACCGACTGGAACGCCGACACCGGACGAGACATTCGTCTCATCGGCCACTCGCTCGGCGCGCGGGTCTCCGCCGAGACGCTGGTCTCGCTACTGGCGGACTTCGGCGCGTCGGACGCCGTGACCTCGGTCTCGCTCGTCGGCGGAGCCATCGACGACCAGTCGGTAGCGCAGAGCGGCGCGTACGCCGACGCCGTCCGCGACGGAACGATGGAGTTGCACAACTACTACAGCACCAACGACGGCGTCCTCGGCAACATCTACCAGACCCGCGAGTTCGACACCGCGGTCGGCGAGGAAGGACTCGACGGGACGCCGGTGGCGAACTACACCGACCACGACGTGTCGAGCGTCGTGAGCGCTCACAGCGACTACTACAAGCGCGATGTTGGCTGTGTGCCCCAGATAGTCGCGGAGTTCTGA
- a CDS encoding bacteriorhodopsin: MSPDQFDALTYWTLWITAAAMGVGAVVLYVKGRDISTEEGREHAVVSIFIPAIAATMYLAMALGFGVSRITLAGGQEQLVFWGRYADWAVTTPLLLLDLALFAGADRETIGTLLGLDVFMIVTGFFAASSAQPANRYLWWAVSSGAFVVILYVIFAKLPTFANSYGTDRASSFGNLRNLLAVLWFAYPLLWVVGTEGASVVPLGIETVGYAVLDITAKVVFGYALLSSVASLAPRRRETETGAGVTADD, from the coding sequence GTGTCACCTGACCAATTCGACGCACTGACGTACTGGACCCTGTGGATAACCGCGGCCGCGATGGGCGTGGGGGCCGTCGTCCTCTACGTCAAAGGCCGAGACATATCCACGGAGGAAGGCCGCGAACACGCGGTCGTATCCATCTTCATCCCGGCCATCGCGGCCACGATGTATCTCGCCATGGCGCTCGGGTTCGGCGTCTCCCGAATCACGCTCGCTGGCGGCCAAGAACAGCTCGTATTCTGGGGTCGATACGCTGACTGGGCCGTGACGACGCCGTTGTTGTTGCTTGACCTCGCACTGTTCGCGGGCGCGGACCGCGAGACCATCGGGACGTTGCTCGGACTCGACGTGTTCATGATAGTCACCGGGTTCTTCGCCGCAAGTTCGGCCCAGCCCGCGAACCGCTATCTCTGGTGGGCCGTGAGTTCGGGCGCGTTCGTCGTCATCCTCTACGTCATCTTCGCCAAACTCCCGACGTTCGCCAACAGCTACGGTACCGACCGCGCGAGCAGTTTCGGCAACCTCCGGAACCTGTTGGCTGTGCTGTGGTTCGCCTACCCCTTGCTGTGGGTGGTCGGTACCGAGGGTGCCAGCGTGGTCCCGCTCGGCATCGAGACGGTCGGCTACGCCGTCCTCGACATCACCGCGAAAGTGGTGTTCGGCTACGCCCTACTGAGTAGCGTTGCCAGTCTCGCACCGCGTCGCCGCGAGACCGAGACCGGTGCTGGCGTCACGGCCGACGACTGA
- a CDS encoding ribonuclease HI family protein codes for MSEHIGKSTNNRTEYRALIQGLELASEKGCTEVEARGDSEVIVKQVRGEYGVNGPALRPLRDRVQELADEFKQFEIQHIPREENWETDDLVDQAFSD; via the coding sequence GTGAGCGAACACATCGGAAAATCAACCAACAACCGAACCGAGTATCGCGCCCTCATCCAAGGGTTGGAACTCGCCTCTGAGAAGGGATGTACCGAGGTTGAGGCGAGAGGTGACTCCGAGGTAATCGTGAAGCAAGTCCGTGGTGAGTATGGGGTGAATGGACCAGCACTCCGTCCATTGCGTGACCGCGTGCAGGAGTTGGCTGACGAGTTCAAGCAATTCGAGATACAGCACATTCCACGAGAGGAAAACTGGGAAACCGACGACTTGGTGGATCAAGCCTTCTCCGACTGA
- a CDS encoding peroxiredoxin family protein: MVNCGGPAVGSQAPAFNAPLATPEGSVSEVSLSSLLSDGAVLLVFQPTDFDLGSLAERHALGEYDWFRADERLRVVGVNRARPRTNREFADYLDVSYPFCSDRDLSIADDYGVTYRAFGVARRARPACFFVDAEGTIRYRWVGDRNRSERARPHVRDLYETVMDVLGRPESESFGLA; encoded by the coding sequence ATGGTCAACTGTGGCGGTCCGGCCGTCGGTTCGCAGGCCCCGGCGTTCAACGCGCCGCTAGCGACTCCCGAGGGGTCGGTGTCTGAGGTGTCGCTGTCGTCGCTGCTGTCCGACGGCGCGGTGTTGCTGGTGTTCCAACCGACGGATTTCGATTTGGGATCGCTCGCCGAGCGACACGCGCTCGGCGAGTACGACTGGTTCAGGGCCGACGAGCGACTGCGCGTCGTCGGTGTGAATCGTGCCCGACCGCGAACCAACCGCGAGTTCGCCGACTACCTCGACGTGAGCTATCCGTTCTGCTCGGACCGCGACCTCTCGATAGCCGACGACTACGGCGTGACCTATCGGGCGTTCGGGGTCGCTCGCCGGGCGCGCCCGGCCTGCTTCTTCGTGGACGCCGAGGGTACGATTCGATACCGCTGGGTCGGCGACCGCAACCGGAGCGAGCGCGCCCGCCCGCACGTCCGGGACCTCTACGAGACCGTGATGGACGTTCTGGGCCGCCCCGAGAGCGAGAGTTTCGGACTGGCGTGA
- a CDS encoding 6-pyruvoyl trahydropterin synthase family protein, with the protein MYAVTVQREFVAQHFLTVPDPGPEGDLHSHHYTATVELAGEELNEHGYLADIDAVEDRIDATVARYRDATLNDLPAFEGLNPSLEHFARVFGERFRRGLDAPEIDALTVKLQEDDVAWASHRREV; encoded by the coding sequence ATGTACGCCGTCACGGTCCAGCGCGAGTTCGTGGCACAGCACTTCCTGACGGTCCCCGACCCCGGTCCCGAGGGCGACCTCCACTCTCACCACTACACCGCGACGGTCGAGTTGGCTGGCGAGGAACTGAACGAACACGGCTATCTCGCGGACATCGACGCCGTCGAGGATCGAATCGACGCCACGGTCGCCCGCTACCGGGACGCCACGCTGAACGACCTGCCCGCGTTCGAGGGGTTGAACCCGAGTCTCGAACACTTCGCGCGCGTCTTCGGCGAGCGATTCCGGCGAGGTCTCGACGCGCCGGAAATCGATGCCCTGACCGTCAAACTGCAAGAGGACGACGTGGCGTGGGCCTCCCACCGCCGCGAGGTCTGA
- a CDS encoding M24 family metallopeptidase, which translates to MPTRVPDSEFQDRLAAVRDRIAETGADAGVWFGATSIEYLTGFDHIQTERPVVLAVTDDSVAVTVPRLEVERVETNPRIDAVYHYFDYPGGNPIETAVEMLSDLGAESVGTDADGAPGVMGYEGPTLSEFVEVESQSWVDRMRWAKSDAEVELVRESARWGNLAHRYLADYTEVGEHPATVSQRASLEASRAMLDTLGDEYVPRTRGDGPAMAGFITGEQTALPHGHTANRRLQEGDVLVTGASADVDGYHSELERTMFLGDPTDEQAHYFEVMLEAQTVAIDALGPGVELSYVDEQVWDYFEEQGVADLARHHVGHNIGLGGHEPPYIDRGWTTHCADQEGREDGDAEMEPGHIYTIEPGIYTDTYGYRHSDTIAITEDGVDWLTYFPRDLESNTIHVE; encoded by the coding sequence ATGCCGACGCGAGTACCCGACAGCGAGTTTCAGGACCGACTCGCCGCCGTCCGCGACCGAATCGCCGAGACCGGCGCGGACGCGGGCGTCTGGTTCGGCGCGACGAGCATCGAGTATCTGACCGGTTTCGACCACATCCAGACCGAGCGCCCGGTCGTCCTCGCGGTGACCGACGACAGCGTGGCGGTGACGGTACCCCGCCTCGAAGTCGAGCGCGTCGAGACGAACCCGCGCATCGACGCGGTGTATCACTACTTCGACTACCCCGGCGGGAACCCCATCGAGACCGCGGTCGAGATGCTCTCGGACCTCGGCGCGGAGTCGGTCGGCACCGACGCCGACGGCGCGCCGGGCGTGATGGGCTACGAGGGACCCACACTCTCGGAGTTCGTCGAGGTCGAGAGCCAGAGCTGGGTCGATAGGATGCGGTGGGCCAAATCCGACGCAGAGGTCGAACTCGTCCGCGAGTCCGCGCGGTGGGGCAACCTCGCCCATCGCTACCTCGCGGACTACACCGAGGTCGGCGAACACCCCGCGACCGTGAGCCAGCGCGCCTCGCTGGAGGCCTCGCGGGCGATGCTCGACACGCTCGGCGACGAGTACGTGCCCCGGACGCGCGGCGACGGTCCGGCGATGGCGGGGTTCATCACCGGCGAGCAGACCGCCCTGCCCCACGGCCACACCGCCAACCGGCGCTTGCAGGAGGGCGACGTGCTGGTCACGGGCGCGAGCGCGGACGTGGACGGCTATCACTCGGAGTTGGAGCGCACGATGTTCCTCGGCGACCCGACTGACGAGCAGGCCCACTACTTCGAGGTCATGCTGGAGGCCCAGACTGTCGCCATCGACGCGCTCGGGCCAGGCGTCGAATTGTCCTACGTTGACGAGCAGGTGTGGGACTACTTCGAAGAGCAGGGCGTCGCGGACCTCGCACGTCACCACGTCGGCCACAATATCGGCCTCGGCGGGCACGAACCGCCGTACATCGACCGCGGGTGGACGACCCACTGCGCCGACCAAGAGGGCCGCGAGGACGGCGACGCCGAGATGGAACCGGGCCACATCTACACCATCGAACCGGGCATCTACACCGACACCTACGGTTATCGTCACTCCGACACAATCGCCATCACCGAGGATGGCGTAGACTGGTTGACCTACTTCCCGCGGGACTTGGAGTCGAACACGATTCACGTCGAGTAG
- a CDS encoding zinc-dependent alcohol dehydrogenase, producing MPRSLYFTEPRAVEVRERERRDPDEGEVRVRTERSAVSPGTELLVYRGEVPTGMAADATIDALAGTFEYPLRYGYAAVGRVEAVGPGVDSSWLDRRVFGFNPHESHFCAPVEDVLAVPDDCSATGTAFLPNVETAVNLVQDGAPRLGERAVVFGQGVVGLLTTALLGEFPLAELVALDCYPERRERSLALGADAAFDPEGDAGKRVRHRFENGGSETETPDDEIAGADLTYELSGCPDALDSAIAATGYDGRVVVGSWYGTKPAQLDLGGRFHRSRVSVESSQVSTIDPELRGRWSKERRMDVAWDRLRESDPERFVTHEFGISEARKAYELLDERPGEALGVVFEY from the coding sequence ATGCCACGGTCACTCTACTTCACGGAACCGCGGGCGGTGGAGGTGCGCGAACGCGAGAGACGCGACCCCGACGAGGGCGAGGTCCGGGTTCGAACCGAGCGGTCGGCGGTCAGCCCCGGCACGGAACTGCTGGTCTACCGCGGCGAGGTGCCGACCGGGATGGCCGCCGACGCGACCATCGACGCGCTCGCGGGCACCTTCGAGTACCCGCTCCGGTACGGCTACGCCGCCGTCGGCCGGGTCGAGGCCGTCGGACCGGGCGTGGACTCGTCGTGGCTCGACCGGCGCGTGTTCGGGTTCAACCCCCACGAGAGCCACTTCTGTGCGCCCGTCGAAGACGTGCTGGCCGTGCCCGACGACTGCTCGGCGACCGGGACCGCGTTCCTGCCGAACGTCGAGACCGCGGTGAATCTCGTGCAGGACGGCGCGCCCCGACTCGGCGAGCGCGCGGTCGTCTTCGGGCAGGGCGTGGTCGGCCTGCTCACGACGGCGCTTCTCGGGGAGTTCCCGCTCGCGGAACTGGTCGCTCTCGATTGCTACCCCGAGCGGCGCGAGCGCTCGCTCGCCCTCGGTGCCGACGCGGCGTTCGACCCCGAGGGCGACGCCGGAAAGCGCGTTCGGCACCGGTTCGAGAATGGCGGCAGCGAGACCGAAACCCCCGATGACGAAATCGCGGGCGCGGACCTGACATACGAACTCTCGGGCTGTCCCGACGCGCTGGACTCGGCCATCGCGGCGACGGGGTACGACGGCCGGGTCGTCGTCGGGTCGTGGTACGGGACGAAACCCGCCCAGTTGGACCTCGGCGGGCGATTCCACCGGAGTCGCGTCAGCGTCGAGAGCAGTCAGGTCAGCACCATCGACCCGGAACTCCGGGGTCGGTGGTCAAAGGAGCGCCGGATGGACGTTGCGTGGGACCGCCTGCGCGAGAGTGACCCCGAGCGGTTCGTGACTCACGAGTTCGGAATCAGTGAGGCGAGGAAAGCGTACGAACTGCTGGACGAGCGCCCAGGCGAGGCGCTCGGTGTGGTCTTCGAATACTGA
- the ncsA gene encoding tRNA 2-thiolation protein NcsA: protein MDCDKCGRESVMHAAYSGLHLCEDHFVASVDKRVRRRIREDDLVPSDATPENPQTWVVGLSGGKDSVVLTDILHRTFEKDPRIELVALTIHEGIEGYRDESVDACEELTEELEIRHELVTYEEEFDVRMDDVVEKDPEGMAACAYCGVFRRDLLSKYAEKYDADKLLTGHNLDDEAETALMNFLEGDVAQVAKHFDASLGNFEERGEQDDFVPRAKPLRDVPEKEVALYAHLKDLPAHITECPHAEEAYRGEIQELLYQLEENHPGTRHSIMAGYEELAALAADEFGARDGGSTDLGECEQCGASTTRDICRKCSLLESIHAV from the coding sequence ATGGACTGCGACAAATGCGGCCGCGAGTCGGTCATGCACGCCGCGTACTCGGGGTTGCACCTCTGCGAAGACCACTTCGTCGCCTCCGTGGACAAGCGCGTCCGGCGTCGCATCCGCGAGGACGACCTCGTGCCGAGCGACGCTACCCCCGAAAATCCACAGACGTGGGTCGTCGGCCTGTCGGGCGGGAAAGACAGCGTCGTGCTGACCGACATCCTCCACCGGACCTTCGAGAAAGACCCCCGAATCGAACTCGTCGCGCTGACGATTCACGAGGGCATCGAGGGCTACCGCGACGAGAGCGTGGACGCCTGCGAGGAGTTGACCGAAGAGTTGGAAATCCGCCACGAACTCGTCACCTACGAGGAGGAGTTCGACGTGCGGATGGACGACGTGGTCGAGAAAGACCCCGAGGGCATGGCCGCCTGCGCCTACTGCGGGGTGTTCCGCCGGGACCTGCTCTCGAAGTACGCCGAGAAGTACGACGCCGACAAACTCCTGACCGGCCACAATCTGGACGACGAGGCCGAAACCGCGCTGATGAACTTTCTGGAGGGCGACGTGGCCCAAGTCGCCAAGCACTTCGACGCGAGTTTAGGCAACTTCGAAGAGCGCGGCGAACAGGACGACTTCGTGCCGCGCGCGAAACCGCTCCGGGACGTGCCCGAGAAGGAAGTCGCGCTCTACGCCCACCTGAAAGACCTCCCGGCGCACATCACGGAGTGTCCCCATGCCGAGGAGGCCTATCGCGGCGAGATTCAGGAACTGCTCTACCAACTCGAAGAGAACCATCCGGGCACGCGCCACTCGATAATGGCTGGCTACGAGGAACTCGCGGCGCTGGCCGCCGACGAGTTCGGCGCGCGCGACGGCGGTTCGACCGACCTCGGCGAGTGCGAGCAGTGTGGCGCGTCCACGACGCGGGACATCTGCCGGAAGTGTTCGCTGTTAGAGTCTATTCACGCAGTCTGA
- a CDS encoding ribbon-helix-helix protein, CopG family gives MSKITFRADEELVERIETRDASKSEIMREALREYLDANDRRPDRDESRRDAGSAASLDAVLAERVDELVAERLDAWETRKRDRAERAQDVNVNVALERDAPARDDSDEGRHVSDTSSDTDADRREQSEGRIDHRPDERETACGQCGETLSSDHVYCPNCGEKASQRAFCECGDELRSDWGFCPGCGRRTPAADVLDRS, from the coding sequence ATGAGCAAGATTACCTTTCGCGCGGACGAGGAACTGGTCGAACGCATCGAGACCCGCGACGCCTCCAAGAGCGAAATCATGCGCGAGGCGCTTCGGGAGTACCTCGACGCAAACGACCGGCGGCCCGACCGCGACGAGTCGCGTCGAGACGCCGGGAGCGCGGCCAGCCTCGACGCCGTCCTCGCCGAGCGCGTGGACGAACTCGTAGCGGAACGACTCGACGCGTGGGAGACCCGAAAGCGCGACCGTGCCGAGCGCGCACAGGACGTAAACGTCAACGTGGCGCTCGAACGCGACGCGCCCGCGCGAGACGACTCGGACGAAGGACGGCATGTGTCTGACACGTCGTCAGACACCGACGCCGACCGCCGTGAACAGTCCGAAGGTCGCATCGACCACCGTCCCGACGAGCGCGAAACCGCCTGCGGGCAGTGCGGCGAGACGCTGTCGAGCGACCACGTTTACTGTCCCAACTGCGGGGAGAAAGCGTCCCAGCGGGCGTTCTGCGAGTGCGGCGATGAACTGCGCTCCGACTGGGGGTTCTGCCCCGGTTGCGGCCGCCGAACGCCCGCGGCCGACGTTCTCGACAGGTCGTAA
- the ftsZ gene encoding cell division protein FtsZ, with translation MQDIVQDALENAEEESREMDASVDGDEFGDPRIVIVGCGGAGNNTVNRLYNIGVEGADTVAINTDKQHLKMIEADTKILVGKSLTNGLGAGGDPSMGERATEMAQGTIKEVLGDADLVFVTAGMGGGTGTGAAPVVSKIAKEQGAIVVGMVSTPFNVERARTVKAEEGLEKLRNEADSIIVLDNNRLLDYVPNLPIGKAFSVMDQIIAETVKGISETITQPSLINLDYADMTSIMNQGGVAVMLVGETQDKNKTEEVVRDAMNHPLLDVDYRGASGGLVHITGGPDLTLKEAESIASNITERLEASANVIWGARIQDNYKGKVRVMAIMTGVQSAQVLGPSTQKQANKSRQQMRDVDAQDFDASQNIEGIDGLGDSGGSRQTTSQSSDSWGTKSDGGQNEVEKSNGLDVIR, from the coding sequence ATGCAGGATATCGTTCAGGACGCGTTGGAGAACGCCGAAGAGGAGAGTCGCGAGATGGACGCCTCGGTAGACGGCGACGAGTTCGGCGACCCCCGAATCGTCATCGTCGGCTGTGGCGGTGCCGGTAACAACACCGTCAACCGACTCTACAATATCGGCGTCGAAGGTGCCGACACCGTGGCTATCAACACCGACAAACAGCATCTCAAAATGATCGAGGCCGACACGAAGATTCTGGTCGGCAAGAGCCTGACCAACGGTCTCGGCGCTGGCGGCGACCCCTCGATGGGCGAGCGCGCCACCGAGATGGCTCAGGGGACCATCAAGGAGGTACTGGGTGACGCTGACCTCGTGTTCGTCACTGCGGGTATGGGCGGTGGAACCGGGACGGGCGCGGCACCCGTCGTCTCGAAAATTGCCAAAGAGCAGGGCGCAATCGTCGTCGGGATGGTCTCGACGCCGTTCAACGTCGAGCGCGCGCGCACGGTGAAAGCCGAGGAAGGTCTCGAAAAGCTCCGCAACGAAGCGGACTCCATCATCGTGCTGGACAACAACCGACTGCTCGACTACGTCCCGAACCTGCCCATCGGCAAGGCGTTCTCGGTGATGGACCAGATCATCGCCGAGACGGTCAAGGGCATCTCGGAGACGATTACCCAACCGAGCCTCATCAACCTCGACTACGCCGACATGACCTCCATCATGAATCAGGGCGGCGTCGCGGTGATGCTCGTCGGCGAGACTCAGGACAAAAACAAGACCGAGGAAGTCGTCCGCGACGCGATGAACCACCCGCTACTCGACGTGGATTACAGGGGCGCGTCGGGCGGACTGGTCCACATCACGGGTGGCCCGGACCTCACGCTCAAGGAGGCCGAATCCATCGCCTCCAACATCACCGAGCGACTCGAAGCCAGCGCGAACGTCATCTGGGGCGCGCGCATTCAGGACAACTACAAGGGCAAGGTCCGAGTCATGGCCATCATGACCGGCGTCCAGAGCGCGCAGGTCCTCGGTCCGAGTACCCAAAAGCAGGCCAACAAGTCCCGCCAGCAGATGCGCGACGTGGACGCACAGGACTTCGACGCCAGCCAGAACATCGAGGGAATCGACGGTCTGGGCGACTCCGGCGGTAGCAGACAAACGACCAGCCAGTCGTCGGACTCGTGGGGCACGAAGAGCGACGGGGGGCAGAACGAAGTCGAGAAGAGCAACGGTCTCGACGTAATTCGCTGA
- a CDS encoding beta-carotene 15,15'-dioxygenase, Brp/Blh family: MPALTYVEFLSIFLAVPIAALALAVASETDNPRRVLAGVTALVCIAVSYTAPWDSYLISRGVWTYGEGVVAVRFARVPLGEWLFFVLQTTATGLWYHLLAPAIDPALPGRDSPRRHDARTLSARTAGAAGWLALAALGGVLAVAGSGTYYLGMILVWAAPVLAFLWAVGGPVLRRDRRLLAAAVAVPTLYLWVADWYAIRTGLWAIAPEYSTGLLAFGLPVEEAVFFLLTNLLVVQGLVLFDWVVARAAERDPTYAVAGLLPDGLARRVLGSGPTSPDSASGSESADSAAAESASRDESAGGDREADILARALVRLAVAPASVALALVAALFGLGAGGDLPIAVRYLPFLASLVVFGLPHGAADHLAVGRLGGRHPLVAVGVAYLVGGALYLALWLVAPLLGFASFILLTWYHWGQGDLYVLLAVGDHLRTRGQRLLALAVRGGLPMVVPLVAFPEVYRSVAAATVRLFDPGLVGVAALDAAFRPETRLAVGGGLAALSLAALALGGVRGGWHSRGWRIDALETALLWAYFLVVPPVLAVGLYFCLWHSVRHVVRLLAVEDGGSSLAPGRLDVGLAGFARDAFPNTVGALVVLGGLAVLAPPEEGFLSLLALYLVLLAVLTLPHTAVVTWMDRREGVWSVESG; encoded by the coding sequence ATGCCCGCGCTCACCTACGTCGAGTTCCTGTCAATTTTCCTCGCGGTGCCGATTGCGGCACTGGCGCTCGCAGTCGCCAGCGAGACCGACAACCCCCGTCGCGTCCTCGCGGGCGTGACCGCGCTGGTCTGCATCGCGGTCAGCTACACTGCGCCGTGGGACAGTTATCTCATCAGCCGGGGCGTCTGGACCTACGGCGAGGGCGTCGTGGCGGTCCGCTTCGCCCGCGTTCCCCTCGGCGAGTGGCTGTTCTTCGTCCTCCAGACGACGGCGACCGGTCTCTGGTATCACCTGCTCGCGCCCGCCATCGACCCCGCGCTTCCCGGCAGAGATAGCCCCAGAAGGCACGACGCTCGGACCTTGAGCGCGCGGACCGCGGGGGCGGCCGGATGGCTCGCGCTCGCGGCGCTCGGCGGTGTTCTCGCAGTCGCCGGGTCAGGCACGTACTACCTCGGGATGATTCTGGTCTGGGCCGCGCCCGTCCTCGCGTTCCTCTGGGCGGTTGGCGGCCCGGTCCTCCGGCGCGACCGCCGACTGCTCGCCGCCGCAGTGGCGGTTCCGACCCTCTACCTCTGGGTCGCCGACTGGTACGCCATCCGGACCGGCCTTTGGGCCATCGCTCCGGAGTACAGCACGGGACTGCTCGCCTTCGGTCTCCCGGTGGAGGAGGCAGTCTTCTTCCTGCTGACGAACCTCCTCGTCGTGCAGGGTCTCGTGCTGTTCGACTGGGTGGTCGCCCGCGCGGCCGAGCGCGACCCGACGTACGCGGTGGCGGGACTCCTCCCGGACGGACTCGCTCGGCGCGTCCTCGGTTCCGGTCCGACATCGCCGGACTCCGCATCCGGGAGCGAGTCGGCGGATTCGGCCGCGGCCGAATCCGCCTCGCGCGACGAGTCCGCTGGGGGCGACCGTGAAGCGGACATCCTTGCTCGCGCGCTCGTCCGACTCGCGGTCGCACCCGCGTCGGTCGCGCTCGCGCTCGTCGCCGCGCTCTTCGGTCTCGGCGCGGGCGGCGACCTCCCGATAGCGGTTCGCTACCTCCCGTTTCTCGCCAGCCTCGTCGTCTTCGGCCTGCCTCACGGCGCGGCCGACCACCTCGCAGTCGGGCGACTCGGCGGCCGTCACCCGCTAGTCGCGGTCGGCGTGGCCTACCTCGTCGGCGGCGCACTCTATCTCGCGCTCTGGCTGGTCGCGCCCCTCCTCGGGTTCGCCTCCTTCATCCTGCTGACGTGGTACCACTGGGGGCAGGGCGACCTCTACGTCCTGCTCGCGGTCGGCGACCACCTCCGGACGCGAGGCCAGCGCCTGCTCGCGCTCGCGGTCCGGGGCGGTCTCCCGATGGTGGTCCCGCTGGTCGCGTTCCCCGAGGTCTACCGGTCGGTCGCCGCCGCGACGGTTCGGCTGTTCGACCCCGGTCTCGTCGGCGTCGCCGCGCTCGACGCCGCGTTTCGGCCCGAAACGCGGCTCGCGGTCGGGGGCGGACTGGCCGCGCTCTCGCTGGCGGCGCTGGCGCTCGGTGGCGTCCGCGGCGGCTGGCACAGTCGCGGCTGGCGAATCGACGCGCTCGAAACCGCGCTTCTCTGGGCGTACTTCCTCGTCGTGCCGCCGGTCCTCGCGGTCGGTCTCTACTTCTGTCTCTGGCACTCGGTCCGCCACGTCGTCAGGCTTCTCGCAGTCGAAGACGGCGGGAGTTCGCTCGCGCCGGGCCGACTCGATGTGGGACTCGCCGGATTCGCTCGGGACGCGTTCCCAAATACGGTCGGCGCGCTCGTCGTCCTCGGCGGACTCGCGGTTCTCGCGCCGCCCGAGGAGGGTTTCCTGTCGCTCCTCGCGCTGTATCTGGTGCTACTGGCAGTGCTGACCCTTCCACACACCGCGGTCGTGACGTGGATGGACCGGCGCGAGGGCGTCTGGTCGGTCGAGTCGGGTTAG